In Prionailurus viverrinus isolate Anna chromosome C2, UM_Priviv_1.0, whole genome shotgun sequence, one DNA window encodes the following:
- the SON gene encoding protein SON isoform X3, which yields MATNIEQIFRSFVVSKFREIQQELSSGRNEGQLNGETNTPNEGNQAGDAAASARSLPNEEIVQKIEEVLSGVLDTELRYKPDLKEASRKSRCVSVQTDPTDEIPTKKSKKHKKHKNKKKKKKKEKEKKYKRQPEESESKAKSHHDGNIDLESDSFLKFDSEPSAMALEHSVRAFGLSETSESPAVVLEPPVVSMEVSEPHTLETLKPATKTAELSVASTSVISVQSEQSVAVTLEPPMTKILDSFTMAPVPTTTVVLKSSEPVVTMSVEYQMKPVLKSLDTTPAEQSKMLEPPVAKGLEPSETLVVSSEITAEVHPEPSTSTTVDFPESSATEVLRLPEQPVEVPSEIADSPMTRPQELPELPELPKTTALELPESSVASVVELPGPPATSKPELQGPPVTPLLELPGPSATPLPELPGPLSTPVSELLGPPATAVPELPGPSVTSVPQLSQELPGLPAPSVGLEPPQEVPEPPVMAQELPGLPAVTAAVELPGQPAVTVAMELAEQPVTTSELEQPVGMTTVEHPGQPEVTTAAGLLGQPEAAMVLELPGQPVATTALELPGQPSVPGVPELPGLPSATRALELSGQPVATGALELPGQLMATGALEFSGQSGAAGALELLGQPLATGVLELPGQPGAPELPGQPVATVALEISVQSVVTTTELSTMTVSQSLEVPSTTALESYNTVAQELPTTLVGETSVTVGVDPLMAQESHMLASNTMETHMLASNTMDSQMLASNTMDSQMLASNTMDSQMLASSTMDSQMLATSSMDSQMLATSSMDSQMLATSSMDSQMLATSSMDSQMLATSSMDSQMLATSSMDSQMLATSSMDSQMLATSTMDSQMLATSTMDSQMLATSSMDSQMLASGTMDSQMLASGTMDAQMLASGTMDAQMLASSTQDSAMLGSKSPDPYRLAQDPYRLAQDPYRLGHDPYRLGHDAYRLGQDPYRLGHDPYRLTPDPYRMSPRPYRIAPRSYRIAPRPYRLAPRPLMLASRRSMMMSYAAERSMMSSYERSMMSYERSMMSPMAERSMMSAYERSMMSAYERSMMSPMAERSMMSAYERSMMSAYERSMMSPMADRSMMSMGADRSMMSSYSAADRSMMSSYSAADRSMMSSYTADRSMMSMAADSYTDSYTDTYTEAYMVPPLPPEEPPTMPPLPPEEPPMTPPLPPEEPPEGPALPTEQSALTAENTWPTEVPALPPEESVSLSEPSVSQSEISEPSTLPANYSVSASDPSVLASEAAVTVPEPPLEPESSVTSTPIESAVVAEEHQIVPERPVTYMVSETPMMSAEPTVLTSEPSVMSETAETFDSMKASGHVASEVSQSLLESAATNPEPSQSALELPAMAVSELPAVAVPEPPTGTVPEPPAVTVLETPAMAIPDPTAMVVSDSTAVAIPDPPTAEAVPETVALAESENVTISVPVVSALEPSVPVLEPAVSVPQANAVVSEPSVSVQESTVIISEPAITVSEQTQIIPTEIVAESTPMILESDVIKGVNLLSGDQILTPEIGMQEIPMHSDEEPHAEGHLKNDPYESDHGTNIDLNINNHLVAKGMEHDTVSAAATGAVGEIGEGNILSIGETKQCTVLDTCSSVSEADGGTLSSAGPFALEPDAVGTSKGIEFATASALTSVSKYDVEVSLTTQDTEHDMIISTSPSGGSEADIEGPLPAKDIHLDLPSNNFISKDAEGPLPIKECDQTLAVALSPKESSGEDKEVPLPTKEILSDSGFSANIDDINEADLVRPLLPKDMERLTSLRAGIEGPLLASEVERDKSAASPVVISIPERASESSSEEKDDYEIFVKVKDTHEKSKKNKNRDKGEKEKKRDSSLRSRSKRSKSSEHKSRKRTSESRSRARKRSSKSKSHRSQTRSRSRSRRRRRSSRSRSKSRGRRSVSKEKRKRSPKHRSKSRERKRKRSSSRDNRKTVRARSRTPSRRSRSHTPSRRRRSRSVGRRSFSISPSRRSRTPSRRSRTPSRRSRTPSRRSRTPSRRSRTPSRRSRTPSRRRRSRSVVRRRSFSISPVRLRRSRTPLRRRFSRSPIRRKRSRSSERGRSPKRLTDLNKAQLLEIAKANAAAMCAKAGVPLPPNLKPAPPPTIEEKVAKKSGGATIEELTEKCKQIAQSKEDDDVIVNKPHVSDEEEEEPPFYHHPFKLSEPKPIFFNLNIAAAKPTPPKSQVTLTKEFPVSSGSQHRKKEADSVYGEWVPVEKNGEENKDDDNVFSSNLPSEPVDISTAMSERALAQKRLSENAFDLEAMSMLNRAQERIDAWAQLNSIPGQFTGSTGVQVLTQEQLANTGAQAWIKKGQILVAVFLPRSVPALLFTTLLLPRPRISS from the exons ATGGCGACCAACATCGAGCAGATTTTTAGGTCTTTCGTGGTCAGTAAATTCCGGGAAATTCAACAGGAGCTTTCCAG TGGAAGGAATGAAGGCCAGCTCAATGGTGAAACAAATACACCTAATGAAGGAAACCAGGCAGGTGATGCAGCTGCCTCTGCCAGGAGCCTACCAAATGAAGAAATAGTTCAGAAGATAGAGGAAGTACTTTCTGGGGTCTTAGATACAGAACTACGATACAAGCCAG ACCTGAAAGAGGCCTCCAGAAAAAGTAGATGTGTGTCAGTACAAACAGATCCTACTGATGAAATTCCCACCAAAAAGTCAAAGAAgcataaaaagcacaaaaataaaaagaagaaaaagaagaaagaaaaggaaaaaaagtataagAGACAGCCAGAAGAATCTGAATCAAAGGCAAAATCACATCATGATGGGAACATAGATTTAGAATCGGATTCGTTTTTGAAGTTTGATTCTGAACCTTCCGCGATGGCACTGGAGCATTCTGTAAGAGCGTTTGGCCTTTCTGAGACCAGTGAATCTCCTGCAGTTGTGTTAGAACCTCCTGTGGTATCAATGGAGGTATCAGAGCCACATACCTTAGAAACTCTGAAGCCAGCTACAAAAACTGCGGAACTGTCAGTTGCATCAACATCCGTAATTTCAGTGCAGTCAGAGCAGTCTGTGGCAGTCACGCTGGAACCACCCATGACAAAGATTCTGGATTCCTTTACAATGGCACCAGTGCCCACTACAACAGTCGTGTTAAAGTCATCTGAGCCGGTTGTCACAATGTCTGTGGAATATCAGATGAAGCCTGTGCTGAAATCTTTGGATACCACACCTGCAGAGCAATCAAAGATGCTAGAACCGCCAGTAGCAAAAGGGCTAGAGCCATCGGAAACCCTTGTGGTATCATCCGAGATCACTGCTGAGGTGCACCCTGAGCCGAGTACATCAACAACAGTGGATTTTCCAGAGTCATCTGCAACTGAAGTGCTCAGATTGCCAGAGCAGCCTGTAGAAGTACCGTCGGAGATCGCAGATTCACCCATGACAAGACCACAGGAGTTGCCGGAGTTGCCGGAGTTGCCCAAGACCACAGCGTTGGAGCTGCCGGAGTCGTCGGTGGCCTCAGTGGTGGAGTTGCCGGGGCCACCTGCGACCTCCAAGCCGGAGTTGCAGGGGCCCCCTGTGACTCCATTGCTGGAGTTACCTGGGCCCTCTGCTACCCCGTTGCCAGAGTTGCCAGGCCCCCTTTCTACCCCAGTGTCTGAGTTGCTAGGGCCCCCTGCGACAGCAGTGCCTGAGTTGCCGGGGCCCTCTGTGACATCAGTGCCACAGTTGTCGCAGGAATTGCCAGGGCTTCCGGCACCATCCGTGGGGTTGGAGCCACCACAGGAGGTACCAGAGCCACCTGTGATGGCACAGGAGTTGCCAGGGCTGCCTGCGGTGACAGCAGCAGTAGAGTTGCCAGGGCAGCCTGCGGTAACGGTAGCAATGGAGTTGGCCGAACAACCTGTGACGACGTCAGAGTTGGAGCAGCCTGTGGGGATGACAACGGTGGAACATCCTGGGCAGCCTGAGGTGACGACGGCAGCAGGGTTGCTGGGGCAGCCTGAGGCAGCGATGGTGCTGGAGTTGCCAGGACAGCCAGTGGCAACGACAGCGCTGGAGTTGCCAGGGCAGCCTTCGGTGCCTGGGGTGCCAGAGTTGCCAGGGCTGCCTTCGGCAACTAGGGCGCTGGAGTTGTCAGGGCAGCCTGTGGCAACTGGGGCACTGGAGTTGCCTGGGCAGCTCATGGCAACGGGGGCACTGGAGTTCTCGGGGCAGTCTGGGGCAGCCGGAGCCCTGGAGCTTTTGGGGCAGCCTCTGGCAACAGGGGTGCTGGAGTTGCCAGGGCAGCCTGGGGCGCCAGAGTTGCCTGGGCAGCCTGTGGCAACTGTGGCGCTGGAGATCTCTGTTCAGTCTGTGGTGACAACAACGGAGCTGTCAACGATGACCGTGTCGCAGTCCCTGGAGGTGCCCTCGACGACAGCGCTGGAATCCTATAATACGGTAGCACAGGAGCTGCCTACTACATTAGTGGGGGAGACTTCTGTAACAGTAGGAGTGGATCCCTTGATGGCCCAGGAATCCCATATGTTAGCTTCTAACACCATGGAGACCCATATGTTAGCGTCCAACACCATGGACTCCCAAATGCTAGCATCCAACACCATGGATTCCCAGATGCTAGCGTCCAACACCATGGATTCCCAGATGTTAGCCTCTAGCACCATGGACTCCCAGATGTTAGCAACTAGCTCCATGGACTCCCAGATGTTAGCAACTAGCTCCATGGACTCCCAGATGTTAGCAACCAGCTCCATGGACTCTCAGATGTTAGCAACCAGCTCCATGGACTCCCAGATGTTAGCAACCAGCTCCATGGACTCCCAGATGTTAGCAACCAGTTCCATGGACTCTCAGATGTTAGCAACCAGCTCCATGGATTCCCAGATGTTAGCTACCAGCACTATGGATTCCCAGATGTTAGCGACCAGCACCATGGACTCCCAGATGTTAGCTACTAGCTCTATGGATTCTCAGATGTTAGCATCAGGCACTATGGACTCTCAAATGTTGGCCTCCGGCACCATGGATGCTCAGATGTTAGCATCTGGTACCATGGATGCCCAGATGTTAGCATCTAGTACCCAAGATTCTGCTATGTTGGGTTCAAAATCTCCTGATCCCTACAGGTTAGCTCAGGATCCTTACAGATTAGCTCAGGATCCCTATAGGTTAGGTCATGACCCTTATAGGTTAGGTCATGATGCCTACAGGTTAGGGCAGGACCCGTATAGATTAGGCCATGATCCCTACAGACTAACTCCTGATCCCTATAGGATGTCACCTAGACCCTATAGGATAGCACCCAGGTCCTATAGAATAGCCCCCAGGCCGTACAGGTTAGCACCAAGACCCCTGATGTTAGCATCTAGACGTTCTATGATGATGTCCTATGCTGCAGAACGTTCCATGATGTCATCTTACGAACGCTCTATGATGTCCTATGAGCGGTCTATGATGTCCCCTATGGCTGAGCGCTCTATGATGTCAGCCTATGAGCGCTCTATGATGTCAGCTTATGAGCGTTCTATGATGTCCCCTATGGCTGAGCGCTCTATGATGTCAGCTTATGAACGCTCTATGATGTCAGCTTACGAGCGCTCCATGATGTCCCCAATGGCTGACCGATCTATGATGTCCATGGGTGCCGACCGGTCTATGATGTCGTCCTACTCTGCTGCTGACCGGTCTATGATGTCATCGTACTCTGCAGCTGACCGATCTATGATGTCATCTTACACTGCTGATCGTTCAATGATGTCTATGGCAGCTGATTCTTACACCGATTCTTATACTGATACATATACGGAGGCATATATGGTGCCACCTTTGCCTCCTGAAGAGCCTCCAACAATGCCACCATTGCCACCTGAGGAGCCACCAATGACCCCACCTTTGCCTCCTGAGGAACCACCGGAGGGTCCAGCATTACCTACTGAGCAGTCAGCATTAACAGCTGAAAATACTTGGCCTACAGAGGTACCAGCATTACCTCCTGAAGAGTCTGTATCACTGTCTGAACCTTCTGTGAGTCAAAGTGAGATTTCAGAGCCTTCGACATTGCCTGCTAATTATTCAGTGTCAGCATCAGATCCTTCAGTGTTAGCATCAGAGGCTGCTGTTACTGTTCCAGAACCACCATTAGAGCCAGAGTCTTCGGTTACATCAACACCCATAGAGTCTGCGGTAGTAGCAGAAGAGCATCAAATTGTTCCAGAGAGACCAGTGACTTACATGGTATCTGAAACTCCCATGATGTCAGCTGAACCAACTGTATTAACATCAGAACCTTCAGTTATGTCTGAGACAGCAGAAACTTTTGATTCCATGAAAGCTTCAGGACATGTTGCCTCAGAGGTATCTCAGTCCCTCCTGGAGTCAGCTGCGACTAATCCAGAGCCATCACAGAGTGCTCTAGAGCTGCCAGCCATGGCTGTCTCAGAGCTACCAGCTGTGGCTGTCCCAGAGCCACCAACTGGGACTGTTCCAGAGCCCCCAGCTGTGACTGTCTTGGAGACCCCAGCCATGGCTATCCCGGACCCAACAGCTATGGTGGTCTCTGACTCAACAGCTGTGGCTATTCCAGACCCACCCACAGCTGAGGCTGTCCCAGAGACTGTGGCCTTGGCTGAGTCAGAGAATGTTACCATTTCTGTGCCAGTTGTTTCTGCCCTGGAGCCTAGTGTGCCTGTCCTGGAACCAGCAGTGTCAGTACCTCAGGCTAATGCAGTTGTTTCAGAACCATCTGTTTCAGTGCAAGAATCCACTGTGATAATTTCAGAGCCTGCTATCACTGTCTCAGAACAGACCCAAATAATACCGACTGAGATAGTTGCAGAGTCTACACCAATGATACTGGAGTCTGATGTTATAAAAGGAGTGAATTTACTATCTGGTGATCAAATTCTTACTCCAGAGATTGGCATGCAGGAGATTCCCATGCATTCAGATGAAGAGCCGCATGCTGAAGGACACCTGAAGAATGACCCTTATGAAAGTGATCATGGTACAAATATAGACCTTAACATAAATAATCACTTAGTTGCTAAAGGGATGGAACATGACACAGTGTCTGCTGCCGCCACTGGTGCTGTTGGTGAAATTGGTGAAGGGAATATTTTATCCATCGGTGAGACTAAACAATGCACAGTATTGGATACATGCTCTAGTGTTAGCGAAGCTGATGGAGGAACTCTATCTTCTGCTGGTCCCTTTGCTCTTGAACCTGATGCAGTGGGAACCAGTAAGGGTATTGAATTTGCTACAGCATCTGCTCTCACTTCAGTTAGTAAATATGATGTTGAAGTATCTTTAACCACTCAAGATACTGAACACGACATGATAATTTCCACTAGTCCCAGTGGTGGTAGTGAAGCTGACATAGAGGGACCTTTGCCTGCTAAAGACATTCATCTCGATTTACCATCTAATAACTTTATTAGTAAGGATGCAGAAGGACCATTACCTATAAAAGAGTGTGACCAGACATTAGCAGTTGCTCTCAGCCCTAAAGAAAGTAGTGGAGAAGATAAAGAAGTACCTCTCCCTACTAAAGAGATACTCTCTGATTCAGGATTTTCTGCCAATATTGATGATATTAATGAAGCAGATTTAGTGAGACCATTACTTCCTAAGGACATGGAACGTCTTACAAGCCTTAGAGCTGGTATTGAAGGACCTTTACTTGCAAGTGAGGTTGAACGTGACAAATCTGCTGCCAGTCCAGTCGTAATCAGTATACCAGAAAGAGCTTCAGAGTCCTCTTCAGAGGAAAAAGATGATTATGAGATTTTTGTAAAAGTTAAGGACACACatgagaaaagtaagaaaaacaagAACCGGGACAaaggtgagaaagaaaagaaaagagactccTCATTAAGATCTCGAAGTAAGCGTTCCAAGTCTTCTGAGCATAAATCACGCAAGCGTACCAGTGAATCTCGTTCTAGGGCAAGGAAGAGATCATCCAAATCTAAGTCTCATCGCTCTCAGACACGTTCAAGGTCACGTTCAAGACgcaggaggaggagcagcaggTCAAGGTCAAAGTCCAGAGGAAGGCGATCTGTATCAAAAGAGAAGCGTAAAAGATCTCCAAAGCACAGGTCTAAGtctagggaaagaaaaagaaagagatcaagTTCCAGGGATAACCGGAAAACAGTTAGAGCTCGAAGTCGCACCCCAAGTCGTCGGAGTCGGAGTCACACTCCTAGTCGGCGAAGAAGATCTAGATCTGTGGGGAGGAGGAGCTTTAGTATTTCCCCAAGCCGCCGCAGCCGCACCCCAAGCCGCCGCAGTCGCACCCCAAGCCGCCGCAGCCGCACCCCAAGCCGCCGCAGCCGTACCCCAAGCCGCCGCAGCCGCACCCCTAGCCGCCGCAGCCGCACCCCAAGCCGCCGGAGAAGATCAAGGTCTGTGGTAAGGAGACGAAGCTTTAGTATCTCACCAGTAAGATTAAGGAGATCGCGAACACCTTTGAGAAGAAGGTTTAGCAGATCTCCCATTCGTCGTAAACGATCCAGGTCTTCTGAGAGAGGCAGATCACCTAAACGTCTGACGGATTTga ACAAGGCTCAATTACTTGAAATAGCCAAAGCTAATGCAGCTGCCATGTGTGCTAAGGCTGGTGTTCCTTTACCGCCAAACCTAAAGCCTGCACCTCCACCTACAATAGAAGAGAAAGTTGCTAAAAAGTCAGGAGGAGCTACCATAGAAGAACTAACTGAG aaatgcaaacAGATCGCACAGAGTAAAGAAGATGATGATGTAATAGTGAATAAGCCTCATGTTTcggatgaagaggaagaagaacctCCTTTTTATCATCATCCCTTTAAACTCAGTGAACCCAAACCCATTTTTTTCAATCTGAAT ATTGCTGCAGCAAAACCAACTCCACCAAAAAGCCAGGTAACATTAACAAAAGAGTTTCCTGTGTCATCTGGATCTCAACATCGAAAAAAAGAAGCAGATAGTGTTTATGGAGAGTGGGTTCCTGTAGAGAAGAATGGTGAAGAGAACAAAGATGATGATAATGTTTTCAGCAGCAATTTGCCCTCTGAG ccTGTGGACATCTCTACAGCAATGAGTGAACGGGCACTTGCTCAGAAAAGACTAAGTGAGAATGCATTTGACCTTGAAGCCATGAGCATGTTAAATCGAGCTCAGGAAAGG attgaTGCCTGGGCTCAGCTGAACTCCATTCCTGGCCAATTCACCGGAAGTACAGGAGTACAGGTTCTGACACAAGAACAGTTGGCTAATACTGGTGCCCAAGCCTGGATTAAAAAG